A section of the Mycolicibacterium anyangense genome encodes:
- a CDS encoding MATE family efflux transporter: MTDADAASPRRIAALALPALGVLAAEPLYLLFDIAVVGRLGALALAGLAIGGLILSVVSAQLTFLSYGTTARSARFYGAGNRAAAVGEGVQATWLAFAMGAVIVVGVELAAEPLVSALAGSKSAGGDIAATALPWVHIAIFGVPAILVSAAGNGWMRGVQDTMRPLRYVLVGFGTSAVLCPLLVYGWLGLPRLELAGSAVANLVGQWLAAVLFAGALLAEKVPLRVDVAVLRAQVVMGRDLVVRTLAFQACFVSAAAVAARFGAAAVAAHQVVLQLWNFLALVLDSLAIAAQSLVGAALGAGHTEHAKSVALRVTVFSTVAAAALATVFAAGSSALPALFTDDRSVLDAVGVPWWFMVAQLPIAGVVFALDGVLLGAGDAAFMRSATLISALVGFLPLIWLSLAFGWGLLGIWAGLSAFMVLRLVFVGWRAFSGRWLVTGTR; encoded by the coding sequence GTGACTGACGCAGACGCGGCGTCCCCGCGGCGGATCGCGGCGCTGGCCCTGCCGGCCCTCGGCGTGCTGGCAGCCGAACCCCTCTACCTGTTGTTCGACATCGCGGTCGTCGGCCGGCTGGGTGCGCTGGCGTTGGCCGGGCTGGCGATCGGCGGGCTGATCCTGTCGGTGGTCAGCGCGCAGCTCACCTTCCTGTCCTATGGCACCACCGCCCGCTCGGCGCGTTTCTACGGCGCGGGCAACCGGGCCGCCGCCGTCGGTGAGGGGGTGCAGGCCACCTGGCTGGCGTTCGCGATGGGCGCGGTGATCGTCGTCGGCGTCGAACTGGCTGCGGAACCGCTGGTTTCGGCCCTTGCCGGCAGCAAGTCGGCCGGCGGGGATATCGCGGCAACCGCGCTGCCCTGGGTGCACATCGCGATCTTCGGCGTGCCCGCGATCCTGGTGTCGGCAGCCGGTAACGGGTGGATGCGCGGCGTGCAGGACACCATGCGGCCGCTGCGCTACGTCCTGGTCGGCTTCGGTACCTCGGCGGTGCTGTGTCCGCTGCTGGTGTACGGCTGGCTCGGGCTGCCACGGCTGGAGCTGGCCGGCTCGGCGGTGGCCAACCTGGTGGGGCAGTGGCTGGCCGCGGTGTTGTTCGCCGGCGCCCTGCTCGCCGAGAAGGTGCCGCTGCGGGTGGACGTCGCCGTGCTGCGCGCGCAGGTGGTGATGGGCCGCGATCTGGTGGTGCGCACCCTGGCGTTCCAGGCCTGCTTCGTCTCGGCCGCCGCGGTGGCCGCCCGGTTCGGCGCGGCCGCCGTCGCCGCCCACCAGGTAGTGCTGCAGCTGTGGAATTTCCTTGCGCTGGTTCTGGATTCGTTGGCGATCGCGGCACAGTCGTTGGTCGGTGCGGCCCTCGGTGCTGGCCACACCGAGCACGCCAAGTCGGTGGCGTTGCGGGTGACGGTGTTCTCGACGGTCGCGGCGGCGGCGCTGGCGACCGTCTTCGCCGCCGGGTCCTCGGCGCTGCCCGCGTTGTTCACCGACGACCGCTCTGTCCTGGACGCGGTGGGGGTGCCGTGGTGGTTTATGGTCGCCCAGTTGCCGATCGCCGGTGTGGTGTTCGCTCTCGACGGTGTACTGCTGGGCGCCGGTGATGCCGCGTTCATGCGCAGCGCCACCCTGATCAGTGCGCTGGTCGGGTTCCTGCCGCTGATCTGGCTGTCACTGGCGTTCGGCTGGGGGCTGCTCGGCATCTGGGCCGGCCTCAGCGCCTTCATGGTGCTGCGGTTGGTGTTCGTGGGCTGGCGGGCGTTCTCGGGGCGCTGGCTGGTGACGGGCACCCGCTGA
- a CDS encoding DHH family phosphoesterase, giving the protein MTTIDSTTEITRLGRRVDAHGAVEVLAAARSVAVICHVHPDADSVGAGLALALILDRAGTEVEVSFATPSTLPESLQMLPGGHLMVAPADMRRDTDLVVTVDAPSLNRLGGLAALVDGDREVLVIDHHKSNTLFGSANFVDPKADSTTMLVAELLDAWDKTIDRDVASCLYAGLTIDTGSFRWATPRALRLAARLVELGVDNAAISRELFDTHPFVWLPLLSRVLSTARLVPAAAAGDGLVYVVVTHDDWLTNRSEEIESIVDIVRTAHEAEVAAVFKEIEPQHWSVSMRAKSFDLTTVAGTFGGGGHRLAAGYSTAGPIDDVVAQLTAALG; this is encoded by the coding sequence GTGACGACGATCGACTCGACGACTGAGATCACTCGCCTCGGCAGGCGGGTGGACGCCCATGGCGCGGTGGAGGTACTGGCCGCCGCCCGGTCGGTCGCGGTGATCTGTCACGTGCATCCCGATGCCGACAGTGTCGGTGCCGGTCTGGCGCTGGCGCTGATCCTCGACCGGGCGGGTACCGAGGTCGAGGTGAGCTTCGCGACGCCGTCGACGTTGCCGGAGTCGCTGCAGATGCTTCCCGGCGGTCATCTGATGGTGGCCCCGGCGGACATGCGCCGCGATACAGATCTGGTGGTGACCGTCGATGCCCCGAGCCTCAACCGGCTCGGCGGCCTGGCTGCGCTGGTCGACGGCGACCGCGAGGTGCTGGTCATCGACCACCACAAGTCCAACACCCTGTTCGGCAGCGCCAATTTCGTTGACCCGAAGGCGGATTCGACCACCATGCTGGTTGCCGAGCTGCTGGACGCCTGGGATAAGACGATCGACCGGGACGTGGCGTCTTGCCTGTATGCCGGGTTGACCATCGACACCGGATCGTTCCGGTGGGCTACTCCGCGGGCACTGCGCCTGGCGGCGCGGCTCGTCGAGCTGGGTGTCGACAACGCGGCGATCAGCCGCGAGCTGTTCGACACCCATCCCTTCGTCTGGCTGCCGCTGCTGTCGCGGGTGCTGTCGACGGCCCGGCTGGTGCCGGCCGCGGCCGCCGGTGACGGTCTGGTGTACGTCGTGGTCACTCATGATGATTGGCTGACCAACCGCTCCGAGGAGATCGAGAGCATCGTCGATATCGTCCGGACCGCGCACGAGGCCGAGGTGGCCGCGGTGTTCAAGGAGATCGAGCCGCAGCACTGGTCGGTGTCGATGCGTGCCAAGAGCTTCGACCTGACCACGGTTGCCGGCACCTTCGGCGGCGGTGGGCACCGGCTGGCCGCCGGCTACTCGACCGCTGGCCCGATCGACGATGTGGTGGCGCAGTTGACCGCCGCACTCGGCTGA